From one Cyanobacteria bacterium QS_8_64_29 genomic stretch:
- a CDS encoding phospho-N-acetylmuramoyl-pentapeptide-transferase has protein sequence MKAHSFARAIPTPSGTALLVLLALLLGGFAVGVDVLRAAGPSPESAAILSAPLAVAALLSAGLGYGVIPLLRRLRLGQFVQADGPQAHLQKAGTPTMGGAFFVPVAVAVAVFWTRGAPEVLAVSAVTLAYSAIGWSDDWQILRQRSNAGISPRLKLGLQVAVAIAFCLWLAATGPTGLTAVLLPLGWVLPLGALFWPLAVFVFAAESNATNLTDGVDGLAAGTAAIALLGLGALVAPSAGELAVFCAATSGSCLGFVYHNRNPARAFMGDTGSLALGGALAAVGIAGASLWELFVVSGLFFAESVSTIAQVGYYKATKDAGGRGNRLLKMAPLHHHLELTGWSETQVVGAFYLLSALLVGLAFVLR, from the coding sequence GTGAAAGCCCATTCATTTGCCCGCGCCATTCCCACACCTAGCGGAACCGCCCTGTTGGTCCTGCTGGCCCTCCTGCTAGGGGGTTTTGCCGTGGGGGTCGATGTCTTGCGTGCAGCGGGCCCCTCGCCCGAGAGCGCCGCCATCTTGAGCGCGCCGCTCGCCGTGGCTGCCCTGCTCAGTGCCGGACTAGGCTATGGGGTCATTCCGCTGCTGCGGCGCTTGCGGTTGGGGCAATTCGTCCAAGCCGATGGGCCCCAGGCCCACCTGCAAAAGGCCGGCACCCCCACCATGGGCGGTGCGTTTTTCGTGCCGGTTGCCGTTGCAGTGGCTGTATTCTGGACGCGTGGGGCACCCGAGGTCCTGGCTGTCTCGGCCGTGACGCTGGCGTACAGCGCCATTGGCTGGAGCGACGACTGGCAGATCCTGCGCCAGCGCTCCAATGCCGGCATCTCGCCTCGGTTGAAGTTGGGGCTGCAAGTGGCTGTGGCGATCGCGTTTTGCCTGTGGTTGGCGGCCACCGGGCCGACCGGGCTGACGGCCGTATTGCTTCCGCTGGGGTGGGTCCTGCCGCTGGGCGCGCTGTTTTGGCCGCTGGCGGTGTTTGTTTTTGCTGCCGAGAGCAATGCCACCAACTTGACCGATGGCGTCGACGGCCTGGCTGCCGGCACTGCCGCCATTGCGCTGTTGGGGCTAGGGGCGCTGGTGGCGCCGAGCGCCGGCGAGCTGGCGGTCTTTTGTGCAGCTACCAGCGGTAGCTGCCTGGGCTTTGTCTACCACAATCGCAACCCGGCCCGCGCTTTCATGGGCGATACGGGCTCTTTGGCCCTCGGGGGCGCGCTGGCAGCCGTCGGGATTGCCGGGGCAAGCCTGTGGGAGCTGTTTGTGGTGAGCGGGCTGTTTTTTGCCGAGTCCGTTTCCACCATCGCGCAAGTGGGCTACTACAAAGCCACTAAAGATGCCGGTGGCCGGGGCAATCGCCTGCTCAAAATGGCCCCCCTCCACCACCATCTGGAGCTAACAGGGTGGTCGGAGACCCAAGTGGTGGGGGCGTTTTATCTGCTCTCAGCGCTGCTGGTGGGCCTGGCGTTTGTTCTGCGCTAG
- a CDS encoding fibrillin — protein sequence MQEKTALLGAIAGRNRGLLAGEVDRANLLSAIAGLEAVNPNPEPLERSDLLDGDWRLLYTTSQDLLGFDRFPLLQTGTIYQSIRSDRRRVFNVAELLGPPLLEGIFTVLASFEASSSNRADVRFERAVTGLQRAMGYRSPGDLLERLERGERFWPLDFDLRDRDRRGWLETTYLDEELRIGRGDKGSVFVLRKE from the coding sequence ATGCAGGAAAAAACGGCGTTGCTGGGGGCCATTGCCGGCCGCAACCGCGGCTTGTTAGCCGGCGAGGTCGATCGGGCCAACTTGCTATCGGCGATCGCCGGGCTCGAAGCGGTCAACCCCAACCCCGAGCCGCTCGAGCGCAGCGATCTGCTCGATGGCGACTGGCGCCTGCTCTACACCACCAGCCAAGATTTGCTGGGCTTCGATCGCTTTCCGCTGCTGCAAACCGGGACCATTTACCAGAGCATCCGCAGCGACCGGCGCCGCGTTTTCAACGTGGCCGAGTTGCTAGGGCCACCGCTGCTGGAGGGCATCTTTACGGTGCTGGCCAGCTTTGAGGCCAGCTCCAGTAACCGAGCAGACGTTCGCTTTGAGCGTGCGGTTACTGGGTTGCAGCGTGCCATGGGCTACCGCTCGCCGGGCGATTTGCTCGAGCGGCTGGAGCGGGGGGAGCGCTTTTGGCCGCTGGATTTTGACCTCCGCGATCGCGACCGGCGCGGCTGGCTCGAGACGACTTACCTGGATGAGGAGCTGCGCATCGGCCGCGGCGACAAAGGCAGCGTGTTTGTCTTGCGCAAGGAGTGA
- a CDS encoding PD-(D/E)XK nuclease family protein, whose product MARLAQSQLDWLETCPRQFQHAYLDCLGALPNPAQQARRDWGERFHLLMQQRELGVPVESFLRQDPQLERALNALLSPAPELFAPQANTRRAVEHRRSLRWGHYLLSAIYDLLAVGPDGIQIVDWKTHLRPQPRARLAAAWQTRLYRYILAETADCAPERITMTYWFVGAPAGPSSVRFDYSQQQHAQTGRELQALLEQLDAWWTAYRDRGVPFPQVPEEEGHCTACRFAARCQRSPQASEPEASNWASVGEVAP is encoded by the coding sequence ATCGCGCGCCTGGCCCAGAGCCAGCTCGATTGGCTCGAGACCTGCCCGCGCCAGTTCCAGCACGCCTACCTGGACTGCTTGGGGGCATTGCCCAACCCGGCCCAGCAGGCCCGCCGCGACTGGGGCGAGCGCTTCCACCTGCTGATGCAGCAGCGCGAGCTGGGGGTACCTGTGGAGTCGTTTTTGCGCCAGGATCCCCAGCTCGAGCGCGCGCTCAACGCCCTGCTGAGCCCTGCCCCCGAGCTGTTTGCCCCACAAGCCAATACCCGCCGTGCGGTAGAGCACCGCCGCAGCCTGCGTTGGGGGCACTACCTGCTGAGTGCCATTTACGACCTGCTGGCCGTCGGGCCGGATGGCATCCAGATTGTGGATTGGAAAACCCACCTGCGGCCCCAGCCGCGAGCGAGGCTCGCCGCCGCCTGGCAGACTCGCCTATACCGCTACATCCTGGCTGAGACAGCCGATTGCGCGCCCGAGCGCATCACCATGACCTACTGGTTTGTGGGCGCGCCCGCGGGCCCGAGCTCGGTTCGCTTTGACTACAGCCAGCAGCAGCACGCCCAAACCGGCCGCGAGCTGCAAGCCCTGCTGGAGCAGCTGGATGCGTGGTGGACCGCCTACCGCGATCGCGGCGTTCCCTTCCCGCAGGTGCCCGAGGAAGAAGGACACTGCACCGCTTGCCGCTTTGCGGCGCGCTGCCAGCGATCCCCGCAAGCAAGCGAGCCCGAGGCGAGCAATTGGGCCTCGGTTGGCGAAGTGGCACCTTGA
- a CDS encoding DNA-binding response regulator, translated as MAEQAKLLLVDDEPGLRESVKAYLEEGESFTVRAASDAQQAWELLQDETPDLAIVDIMMPQVDGYEFLRQLRADPRFKALPAIFLTAKGMTADRIQGYEAGCDAYLSKPFEPEELVAIIKNLLQRRSTLTEGSVESSELDSIAQQIAEIKGMLGQRSRAATADRDVAVALTPRERSVLKLVTDGLMNKEIARELDTSVRNVEKYVSRLFSKTGTNSRTELVRYALQHGELEQE; from the coding sequence ATGGCAGAGCAAGCCAAGCTATTGCTGGTCGATGACGAACCGGGCCTGCGCGAGTCGGTTAAGGCGTATCTGGAAGAAGGCGAATCGTTTACCGTCCGCGCCGCCAGCGATGCCCAGCAAGCGTGGGAGCTACTGCAAGACGAGACGCCCGATTTGGCCATTGTGGACATCATGATGCCGCAGGTGGATGGCTACGAGTTCCTGCGGCAGCTGCGGGCGGATCCGCGCTTCAAGGCGCTCCCGGCGATCTTTTTGACGGCCAAAGGCATGACAGCCGACCGCATCCAGGGCTATGAGGCCGGTTGCGATGCCTACCTGTCCAAGCCTTTTGAGCCGGAAGAGCTTGTCGCGATCATCAAGAACTTGCTGCAGCGGCGCAGCACCCTAACCGAGGGCAGCGTGGAGTCCTCGGAGTTGGATAGCATTGCCCAACAAATTGCCGAGATCAAGGGCATGCTGGGCCAGCGATCGCGCGCCGCCACCGCCGATCGCGATGTAGCCGTCGCCCTGACCCCGCGCGAGCGCAGCGTTCTCAAACTCGTCACCGACGGCTTAATGAATAAAGAGATTGCGCGCGAGCTCGATACAAGCGTGCGCAACGTCGAAAAATACGTCAGCCGGCTGTTTAGCAAAACCGGCACCAACAGCCGCACCGAACTCGTCCGCTACGCGCTCCAGCACGGCGAGCTCGAGCAAGAGTAA
- a CDS encoding prenyltransferase → MVRSLVLSPLKRMGFWGYQQFLTGIVYPSIWIAAAIASLAGFAQLMMGLALDWRPIALVFATALVPYNLDRLLDAYWQPVPQLQAYFRNNGGILGLLLVAVAGSAYLLVAAPPAVRYASCAGIVPLLYGVPLLPLSSQNGRQWYRLKDIPGSKAWIVCSTLTYATVGLPLAYAGAHFDEAATLTALFLFAFIACNSHAFDIRDLDADGASGVTTLPCLAGVRGTKLILSALYGLVLLALLWGWRHGAIDCQIEVLLATACSWAYLWAVDRRTPRWVYDIAIDGVLFVPALAAAVVRAA, encoded by the coding sequence ATGGTCCGCTCCTTGGTACTCAGCCCGCTCAAGCGAATGGGATTTTGGGGGTACCAGCAATTCCTAACGGGAATTGTCTATCCCAGCATCTGGATTGCTGCCGCGATTGCCTCGCTAGCGGGTTTCGCCCAGCTCATGATGGGCCTGGCGCTCGATTGGCGGCCCATTGCTTTGGTGTTTGCAACGGCGCTCGTTCCCTACAACCTCGACCGTCTGCTGGATGCGTACTGGCAACCGGTTCCGCAACTTCAGGCGTACTTTCGCAACAACGGCGGCATTTTGGGACTGCTACTAGTGGCGGTGGCCGGAAGCGCCTACCTGCTGGTCGCGGCACCGCCAGCGGTGCGCTACGCCAGCTGCGCGGGGATCGTGCCGTTGCTCTATGGCGTCCCGCTATTGCCGCTCTCCAGCCAGAACGGGCGGCAGTGGTACCGCCTCAAAGACATTCCGGGGAGCAAAGCCTGGATCGTTTGCAGCACGCTTACCTACGCCACGGTAGGGCTGCCGCTGGCCTACGCTGGCGCCCATTTTGACGAAGCAGCAACCCTAACGGCACTGTTTTTGTTCGCCTTTATTGCGTGCAACTCGCACGCCTTTGACATCCGCGATTTGGATGCCGATGGCGCTAGCGGGGTAACCACGCTGCCCTGCCTGGCAGGCGTGCGCGGCACCAAGCTCATTTTGAGCGCCCTCTATGGACTGGTGCTGCTCGCTCTGCTTTGGGGATGGCGCCATGGCGCTATCGACTGCCAAATTGAGGTGCTGCTGGCAACGGCTTGCAGTTGGGCCTATCTGTGGGCCGTTGATCGCCGCACGCCGCGCTGGGTCTACGACATTGCCATCGATGGCGTCTTGTTCGTCCCGGCGCTGGCAGCGGCTGTAGTTCGGGCCGCTTGA